The DNA sequence AGTGTATGGATCGCATTTTGTTCCCCACGATAATTGTAGGTCCTTATAGTATCACGCAACACAAAAGAATCCGCACTAGCAGTCATTATATTAAGCAACAGAAGCAATGCAAAAATAGAACAAGTAATATAAGTTTGTTTTATCATCATTTTTTTCCTCAAGTTAATTTCATATATGTTTACTCACTGGTGTTATTGTAGTTCGATGACATTTATATGGTTTTTGGAAAAATAAGTAAAAAATTTACCGATATTTATACAAGAGATAGATGCAGAACACCAATTCAAACACTGAAGAGATTATTTGAACAGCAATGAGGCCAGGAGGAATCAGCTGTTCAGCAGCTGAAATGCCTTGGAGAGAGGAAATAGCGCCCCATAGGAAACCATAAAGGAAAACACCGAAATATATAACCAAATAATAGATGGGCAACACAAGGGTGATTTTAGAAAATTTGTATCTGAAAACCATAATAAGGGCTATTACACTCATAATCAGCAGGGCAGTTCCTAAGGTTCCAGTTACAAAGATATACAACAGTGAAAGATCGTTAAGAGTCTTCTTTGTGGTCATCAAGGTAAACGCATCTGCTAACCCAATTATTGCGTTAATGATGGCTAAAAAATAATAGATTTTGAAAAAAAGACTTTCTTTTTCTTTCATAGATTAAGGAAATATTCCTGACTATTTAACCCTTTCTGATTAATTTCCAGAAACCTTCCGATGTCATCCGAAAACGGGTTATAGAAGGTAAAGTAGAAATAAACGAAACGTTTAAATATTAATTCAACTATTTTCAATATAAATAATAAAAATAATAAGGTGATACCCATGGGAACAATTTCAGTATCAGTAGATGATAATCTGAGAGAGAAAATACAACAATTTGATGAAGTCAATTGGTCAGCTGTAGCTCGAAAAGCATTTGAGGAGAAATTAAGGGAGATAGAACTTCTCAGAAAGCTTGCACAAAAAAGTAAGATCACCGAGAAAGATGCAAAAGAGTTAGCAAAGAACATGAATATGAGTATGGCCAGACGATTTAGAGAGATGTAGTTATGCAAATAATTATTGATGCTAATATCATTATAGCAATGCTCGTTAAGCCAGGGAAACCTATTGACTTGTTCTTTGATAGCAGATTAGATCTATATGCACCACAATTACTTTTTGAGGAAATGGAAAATAATAAAAAAGAGATTTTGGAGAAATCACAACTTAGAGAAGATGAATTTGATTGGTTGTATCGTACACTTCAGCAGAATATTACGATCATTCCTGAAGAAGAATTTTTAAGATACCGAGAGAAAGCTGAGGAAATCTGTCCACATAAGAAAGATGTAGTTTACTTTGCATTGGCTCTCTATCTTCAATGTGCTATTTGGTCAAATGAAAAAGTATTAAAGAAACAGAAAAACATCGAGATTTACGCAACACACGAATTAATGAGATTATTTGAGAAAAAACCTTCTTCAAGAGAAGCCTAAGTCCCACCAATATGCACGAACATTGGTTTCTTGCATTATTAAGTAACTGTTCATAATATCTCCAAACACGAAATTCTTTCATTCTCACCAAAATATTTTCAAAAATTCTACCCAAAGGCATATAAAGTTTTTTCCAGTGAAAAGTGCTTAACGAAACATCCGAATCATAACATGCACGCCACCATTGTGGCAGCTGACGGATTGCTCAAGGAGCAATCCTACGCAACACCCCGAAGGGGACCCGTTGCGTCAGCGCCCGTATGGCGTGCGGCGAGTCGGGGTCCCTTATGGGGTGGCTCGTAGGGCAAAACCGAAGATATGAGGTTTTGACCGTCGCACCGCCATAAATGGCGCTGCAGTATTAAAACAACGTTGAGTTGAATAAAACAAAGCAGGTGAACCAAGATGATGACTAATGAAAAGATTCTGTTGCACTATCTCCGGAATAATGCACGGATTAGCTTAACTGAAATAAGCAAACGAAGTGGTATCCCTTTATCGACAGTTTTCCATACCCTTAAGCGGTTGGAAAAAAAGGTTATTGCACGGCACGTTTCTCTTCTTGATCGAGAACAGCTTGGCTATCCTCTCCAGGTATACTTTCTCGTGGCAAGTGAAGAGAAAAAGGCACTCATCACCTTTCTTGTCCACCATCCAGCCATCAACACGGTTGTCAGACTTCTCCAGGATTATGATGTCATGGCAGAGGCTTACTTCAAGAACATGAAAGAACTCATGAGTTTTCGAGAACAACTCCAAAACTTTGGAATTACCCACCATGAGGAGATTCCTATTATTGAAGAACTGCAGAAGGAAAGTTTTAGCGTGAACCATGAGTTCCGGTTACCTCCCGAAGTATTTCGAGAATCTTTCCCAAAGGGCTATTAATGCAAAGGGATTTCTTGTTATCGTATGGTAAACGATCTCGTGATTATTGCACAACTGAGAAAGAATGCACGGATGACGCTCACTGAAATGAGTAAGAATACGAACGTCCCTGTTTCGACACTCTATGAAAAAATAAAAGCCTACACCGGCAATATTATCAAACGCTTTACCGTTGATCTGGATTTTCCAAAGCTAGGCTACAGCATCCAGGTGATGATGCTTGTAAAAGCAGGCAACAAAAAAGAAGAACTCAGTCTGTTTTTGCGGACAAATCCTCAGGTCAACACCCTTTTCAGGACCAACAATCATTTTGATTACCTGGTTGAAGCAGTATTTCGGGACTTGAAAGAACTTGAGGAGTTCAATGAACGACTTCTGATTGATTTTCATGTCAAAAAAAGAGAACTCTTCCATCTTGTTGAGGAACTTGAGCGGGATGCATTCCTTACTCAGGGAATTCCCATGGCAGAAATACAGCGAAAACCAAAACTCGTATGGTATAAACGGGTGAAGAAGAGTTATCCATTATCTTAAGAATCATGTTCATGCATATTTGTCAATATGTTGTACGGTAGCTCTACCGATGGCATCATGGACTTGAACTTGCAAAGTTTCTAATTGTTGGTCTAATACACGAGCAATGTATCCATATCTGTTTTGATGATACTGAACAAGGGGATGAATATTAATTATCGATGTTGCCTCAGTACGATGAACACCGACCCTTCCCTCATGATAGATAGGAGCCAGTGCTGCACATGCTCTATCAAAGGCGGTAAGGGAGTCATAGACTCTTCCACATACGTCGTGGTAAGCAGCAGGATCGTTGCTTCTCGTTCTTTCATGAGCAAGAGCAGTGTAGATTTCTGCAAAGGCAGTACGAACATGAGTGGGAATGGTTTGCTCTTCAACACTATCAGTTTTTGCAATAGTAGCAGTAACATCAATTAAGGAACGG is a window from the Candidatus Woesearchaeota archaeon genome containing:
- a CDS encoding Lrp/AsnC family transcriptional regulator; protein product: MMTNEKILLHYLRNNARISLTEISKRSGIPLSTVFHTLKRLEKKVIARHVSLLDREQLGYPLQVYFLVASEEKKALITFLVHHPAINTVVRLLQDYDVMAEAYFKNMKELMSFREQLQNFGITHHEEIPIIEELQKESFSVNHEFRLPPEVFRESFPKGY
- a CDS encoding Lrp/AsnC family transcriptional regulator; the protein is MVNDLVIIAQLRKNARMTLTEMSKNTNVPVSTLYEKIKAYTGNIIKRFTVDLDFPKLGYSIQVMMLVKAGNKKEELSLFLRTNPQVNTLFRTNNHFDYLVEAVFRDLKELEEFNERLLIDFHVKKRELFHLVEELERDAFLTQGIPMAEIQRKPKLVWYKRVKKSYPLS